Genomic DNA from Planktomarina temperata RCA23:
AATGGGATGTGATCCGCCTTCTCGCTCAAGAGTTCACATCAGGTGAAGGCGCACGGGCAGATGTGCCCCGAACAATCTTCGTTGTGGGCGATAAAAAACAGTCAATTTATTCCTTCCAAGGCGCAGATCCGGATGGTTTTGATCGGATGCGTGACCAATTTTCCCAGAAATTGCACGAAATCGATCAGCCTTTTCAATCGACCACTTTGGATTATTCCTTTCGCTCATCTTCGGCAATCTTGGGTGTCGTGGATCAGGTCTTTGCCAATCGCAGCGGACTTGGCTCTGGGTCCGCACATTTGGCATTTAAAGCGGATCTTCCAGGCCGCGTTGATGTTTGGCCTGTGTTTCAAGCCCCCGACAAGACAGAGCCGCACCATTGGACGGATCCCGTGGATGAGGTTTCAACAGATCATCAAGACAAACAATTGGCCGATGCTCTGGCCGGACATATCTGTGATTTGATCGAAACTGAGACGCTCACGCAGCTGGATGACACGGGTGCCGCCTTTCAGCGTAAAATCACAGCAGGTGATTTTTTGATTCTGGTTCAGGGCCGTCAAAAATTGCTGTTTCGCGAAATTCACCGAGCCTGTAAGGAAGCCGGCCTACCAATCGCTGGGGCGGATCGTTTGAAAGTTGCGGCCGAGCTGGCCGTTCGCGATATTCGCTCCTTGCTGGCCTTTTTGGCGCTGCCGGAAGACAATTTATCTTTGGCCGAAGCGTTGAAATCACCACTTTTTGGATGGTCAGAACAAGAGCTTTTTGATCTCGCGCAGGGTCGAGACTCACCCTTTTTGTGGCGCAGCTTGCAAAACCGAGAAGAGGAATTCCCAAATACAGTGCAACGGCTCACTGAGCTCCGCGATCTTGCAGATTTCAAGCGCCCCTTTGAGCTGATCGAACATATATTGACAACCCGCGGCGGGCGGTCAGCTTTACTGGGCCAATTGGGACCAGAAGCCGCCGAAGGGATTGATGCTTTGGTCAGCCAATCTCTGGCCTATGAGCGCAGCAATATTCCCAATCTCACCGGGTTTCTCGTCTGGCTGGATGCCGACGATCTGGAAATCAAACGTCAGATGGACAGTGTTGGCGACAAAATTCGTGTGATGACGGTCCATGGCGCCAAGGGCCTGGAGGCGCCTATCGTAATTTTGCCCGACACAGCGCCACGCAAAGACCCCAAACTGCCAGAGGTGGTGCCCCATAACACAATCGCGGTTTGGTCTCCAAACAAAGATCTTATACCAGCCGCGCTGCAATCCAGCCTTAAAGACAAGCAGCGACAGCAAGAGGAGGAGCGTGACCGTCTACTCTATGTGGCCATGACCCGAGCGGAGAGCTGGCTCATTGTTATGGGCTCAGGAGATATTAAAGAGGGGAAAGAGTGTTGGCATAACGCCATACAGGATGCGATTTCTGCCCTCGGCGCTGCGCCGTTGAACACCGTCGCCGGTTTGGGATTGCGGTATGAACCGATGCAATTGTCAGCGGGGCCGCAAAGTGACCCTGTACAGCCTCAGGTCATGAAGCAATCCGTGCCAAGCTGGGCAATTCCCTATACCAAACCAGCCCAAGCCCCTGCAGCCCCCCGCTCTCCATCCGATTTGGGGGGCGATAAGGTTTTGCCCGGTGGCGCGCCGCAGGACGCTGAAAATTCAAAACGACTGGGAACGGCGGTGCATCGGCTGTTGGAGGTCTTGCCCAATGCGCCGCAAGATCAATGGGGCCATATCGCACAACGTTTGGTTGAGGCAGATATCCAAGCCGCTGCTTTCCAAGAGGCCCGCGCGGTGCTGCAACAACCACAGCTGGCCTATATTTTTGCCCCCGAAAGTCTGGCTGAAGTCGATATAAGTGCCCATTTGCCAGAGCTGAACGGTGATCCGATCCAAGGATCCATAGATAGGCTGCTTATTTCACCAACGCGGGTATTGGCGGTCGATTTCAAGTCCAATCAAATCGTGCCAAGCGAGGTTGCGCAGGTTCCGAGCGGACTTTTAAGGCAGATGGGGGCCTATGCCGCCGCTTTATCACAAATCTATCCCCATCATGACATCGAAACCGCAATTTTATGGACAAAAACCCTTGAGCTCATGCCGCTACCGCCAGATCTTGTGATTTCATCCTTGGCAAATACATCACCTGCTTGACGCTGGGCGCTTGCAACTCTAACTCTTAGGAAAGCCTTATAACATTTGGAGTAACCCCATGGCCACTGTCGCTGCTACAGACGCAACTTTTGATAGTATTGTAAAAGACTCTGATCTGCCTGTTGTGGTGGATTTTTGGGCAGAATGGTGCGGACCGTGCAAGCAAATTGGCCCGTCACTCGAAGAGCTTTCTGTCGAAATGGAGGGCAAAATCAAAGTGGTCAAGGTGGATGTCGATAGCAACCCCTCCGCCGCAGCCGCCCTGGGTGTGCGTGGTATTCCAGCATTGTTTTTGTTTAAAGACGGACAAGTCATTTCCAACAAAACAGGCGCAGCCCCAAAAGCGGCTCTCAAAAGCTGGATTGACGACGCCATTTAAGATGAAGTCTCTATTTCTGAGAAGGGCGCTCCTTTGGGCGCCTTTTTTCGTGCCCTTGTTGCCAGAAGTGGCATTTCCCATATAGCGTCCGTAATGAGGAGAAGCAGATGAGCGATACAAATTTCCCCGGTTGGCACGGCACAACGATTATTGGCGTGCGTAAAGGCACTCAAGTTGTGGTTGCCGGCGACGGCCAAGTCAGCCTTGGACCAACGGTCATAAAGGGAACCGCGCGCAAAGTGCGGCGCTTATCACCGGGTGGAAATGATGTTGTGGTGGGCTTCGCTGGCTCTACAGCTGACGCTTTTACCCTGTTGGAAAGGCTAGAGGCGAAACTCGAAGCCACTCCCGGACAGCTACAACGCGCCTGTGTTGAGCTGGCCAAAGATTGGCGCACAGACAAATATTTACAAAAGCTCGAAGCCATGCTGATTGTCACTGATGGGGCTGAACTCTTAATCATCACCGGCGCCGGGGATGTGCTGGAGCCAGAACATGGGATTGCGGCAATTGGCTCTGGCGGCAACTTCGCCCTGGCCGCCGCGCGCGGCCTGCAAGAAACAGATCTCAATGCAGAGGAGATTGCTCGCAAAGCCATGGCGATTGCCTCGGATATTTGTGTTTATACAAATGGCAACCTGACCGTTGAGGTAATTTCAAAATGACCGACCTAACCCCTCGCGAAATCGTATCTGAGCTAGACCGCCATATTGTCGGCCAAAATGACGCCAAACGCGCTGTTGCTGTTGCCATGCGCAACCGGTGGCGCCGTAAACAATTGCCCGATGAGCTTCGTGATGAAGTTTACCCGAAAAATATTCTCATGATTGGCCCCACCGGGGTGGGTAAAACCGAAATTAGCCGCCGATTGGCCAAATTGGCCCGCGCACCCTTCCTTAAGGTCGAAGCCACAAAATTCACTGAGGTGGGCTATGTTGGCCGGGATGTTGAGCAAATTATTCGGGATTTGGTCGACTCAAGCATCGCCATGACCCGCGATCACATGCGCGAAGATGTCCGCGCACGCGCGAAAGAAGCCGCCGAAGAGCGTGTGATTGAGGCCATTGCTGGAGCAGATGCCCGCGATGCAACCCGCGAAATGTTCCGCAAGAAATTGCGCAGTGGAGAGCTGGATGACACGATCATCGAACTTGAGGTTGCCGATACCTCTAACCCCATGTCGATGCTGGACCTTCCCGGTCAGCCGGGCAGTCAGATGGGAATGATGAACCTTGGAGATATCTTCGGCAAAGCCATGGGCGGCAGGACCAGTCGCAAAAAGATGACCGTAGCTGCCAGTTATGATGTGTTGCTCGGAGAAGAAGCAGATAAGCTGCTAGACGATGAAATCGTTACCAAAGCCGCCGTGACGGCTGTAGAGCAAAGCGGAATCGTTTTTCTTGATGAAATTGATAAGGTCTGCGCGCGCGCCGATGCGCGCGGAGCGGACGTCAGTCGCGAAGGTGTCCAGCGTGATTTGCTGCCTTTGATTGAAGGTACAACCGTGTCCACCAAACATGGGCCAGTGAAAACAGACCATATTTTGTTTATTGCCTCCGGCGCATTTCATGTTGCAAAACCGTCTGACCTCTTACCTGAGCTTCAGGGCCGCCTGCCGATCCGTGTGGAGCTGCGAGATCTTACCGAAGAGGATTTTATACGCATTCTGTCGGAAACTGAAAACGCATTAACTTTGCAATATTCAGCGCTTATGAGCACGGAAGATGTCTCCGTCAGCTTTAGTGAGGACGGTATAAAAGCTTTGGCGCAAGCGGCCGCCGAGGTGAATCGCTCCGTCGAAAACATTGGCGCGCGGCGGCTCTATACGGTCATCGAGCGGGTGTTTGAGGAATTGTCTTTTGCTGCACCTGATCAGGCGGGGTCTGAGGTGGTTATTGATAAGGCCTATGTCAACAAACATCTCGACAGCCTATTGCAATCAACAGATCTGTCTCGCTACGTATTATAGCTCTTGTCAGCGGTCACATTTCGTCTGACAACAGCGCATGATACGTTTCATTTTGCAAAACAGCCGGTGGCTCACAGCCGGGGCCCTGCTCACTTTAATCTCGAGCTTTGGGCAGACATATTTCATCTCAATATTTGCAGGTGAAATTCGCGCAGCCTTCAACCTATCCCATGGAGATTGGGGGGCAATCTACGGGTTTGGCACATTTGCATCGGCAATTGTGATGGTTTGGTCCGGTGGTTTGACCGACGTCATGCGCGTGCGTCACCTCGGGCCGATTGTCTTGGCGGCGCTTGCGGCCTCTTGTTTATTCATGGCGTTCAATCCCTGGGTCGCCCTGCTGCCTGTTGTCATTTTTTGTTTGCGCTTTACGGGTCAGGGCATGTCGACCCATATCGCAGCGGTGGCGATGTCCCGCTGGTTTGTGGCCAACCGCGGCAAGGCGCTTTCCGTGGCCAGCCTTGGATTTTCA
This window encodes:
- the addA gene encoding double-strand break repair helicase AddA, which encodes MKLSDASLRQIEAAHPGRSTWLAANAGSGKTRVLTDRVARLLLDGVMPQNILCLTYTKAAASEMQNRLFKRLGRWTMLDDVTLLDELAALGVERDLGPDDIDRARTLFARAVEAPGGLKIQTIHSFCAAILRRFPLEARVNPQFVEIDERAQNLLLDEVVEAIADGQGQSSFDGIAEHFTGPDLQKFLHAILNLDHHFDSHPGADGIWKALGLPAGYDDASLARECFLPDDFQHIEELKALLMTKDENSNDFKAGLRLQAIPGPELTTADLPTLESVFLNKTGKAPGSAKIGSFPTKATRAELPGMAQIEALMLRVEAGRQSRLSLNVARRSLALYDFAAEFLGTYRARKQVRGFLDFNDLIMRTRHLLSDERVATWVLFRLDGGIDHILVDEAQDTSPAQWDVIRLLAQEFTSGEGARADVPRTIFVVGDKKQSIYSFQGADPDGFDRMRDQFSQKLHEIDQPFQSTTLDYSFRSSSAILGVVDQVFANRSGLGSGSAHLAFKADLPGRVDVWPVFQAPDKTEPHHWTDPVDEVSTDHQDKQLADALAGHICDLIETETLTQLDDTGAAFQRKITAGDFLILVQGRQKLLFREIHRACKEAGLPIAGADRLKVAAELAVRDIRSLLAFLALPEDNLSLAEALKSPLFGWSEQELFDLAQGRDSPFLWRSLQNREEEFPNTVQRLTELRDLADFKRPFELIEHILTTRGGRSALLGQLGPEAAEGIDALVSQSLAYERSNIPNLTGFLVWLDADDLEIKRQMDSVGDKIRVMTVHGAKGLEAPIVILPDTAPRKDPKLPEVVPHNTIAVWSPNKDLIPAALQSSLKDKQRQQEEERDRLLYVAMTRAESWLIVMGSGDIKEGKECWHNAIQDAISALGAAPLNTVAGLGLRYEPMQLSAGPQSDPVQPQVMKQSVPSWAIPYTKPAQAPAAPRSPSDLGGDKVLPGGAPQDAENSKRLGTAVHRLLEVLPNAPQDQWGHIAQRLVEADIQAAAFQEARAVLQQPQLAYIFAPESLAEVDISAHLPELNGDPIQGSIDRLLISPTRVLAVDFKSNQIVPSEVAQVPSGLLRQMGAYAAALSQIYPHHDIETAILWTKTLELMPLPPDLVISSLANTSPA
- the trxA gene encoding thioredoxin yields the protein MATVAATDATFDSIVKDSDLPVVVDFWAEWCGPCKQIGPSLEELSVEMEGKIKVVKVDVDSNPSAAAALGVRGIPALFLFKDGQVISNKTGAAPKAALKSWIDDAI
- the hslV gene encoding ATP-dependent protease subunit HslV, translated to MSDTNFPGWHGTTIIGVRKGTQVVVAGDGQVSLGPTVIKGTARKVRRLSPGGNDVVVGFAGSTADAFTLLERLEAKLEATPGQLQRACVELAKDWRTDKYLQKLEAMLIVTDGAELLIITGAGDVLEPEHGIAAIGSGGNFALAAARGLQETDLNAEEIARKAMAIASDICVYTNGNLTVEVISK
- the hslU gene encoding ATP-dependent protease ATPase subunit HslU; amino-acid sequence: MTDLTPREIVSELDRHIVGQNDAKRAVAVAMRNRWRRKQLPDELRDEVYPKNILMIGPTGVGKTEISRRLAKLARAPFLKVEATKFTEVGYVGRDVEQIIRDLVDSSIAMTRDHMREDVRARAKEAAEERVIEAIAGADARDATREMFRKKLRSGELDDTIIELEVADTSNPMSMLDLPGQPGSQMGMMNLGDIFGKAMGGRTSRKKMTVAASYDVLLGEEADKLLDDEIVTKAAVTAVEQSGIVFLDEIDKVCARADARGADVSREGVQRDLLPLIEGTTVSTKHGPVKTDHILFIASGAFHVAKPSDLLPELQGRLPIRVELRDLTEEDFIRILSETENALTLQYSALMSTEDVSVSFSEDGIKALAQAAAEVNRSVENIGARRLYTVIERVFEELSFAAPDQAGSEVVIDKAYVNKHLDSLLQSTDLSRYVL